A genomic segment from Cygnus atratus isolate AKBS03 ecotype Queensland, Australia chromosome Z, CAtr_DNAZoo_HiC_assembly, whole genome shotgun sequence encodes:
- the STOML2 gene encoding stomatin-like protein 2, mitochondrial, giving the protein MLGRAGPGLLRRAQQLKRSAWLAPAPQRLNSGLPVNIGVLFVPQQEAWVVERMGKFHRILEPGLNFLIPLLDRIRYVQSLKEIVINVPEQSAVTLDNVTLQIDGVLYLRVMDPYKASYGVEDPEYAVTQLAQTTMRSELGKLSLDRVFRERESLNANIVDAINQASDCWGIRCLRYEIKDIHVPPRVKESMQMQVEAERRKRATVLESEGTRESAINVAEGQKQAQILASEAEKAEQINKAAGEANAMLVRAKAKAEAIQLLAAALAQQHGSAAASLSVAEQYVSAFSKLAKDSNTVLLPANTGDITHMVAQALGIYTTLTKTQAVKTQDEIPPAHGDPQPPSTEVLKAEQATSS; this is encoded by the exons ATGCTgggccgggcagggcccggGCTGCTGCGG CGCGCCCAGCAGCTGAAGCGTTCGGCGTGGCTGGCCCCGGCACCGCAGCGGCTGAACTCCGGCCTGCCCGTCAACATCGGGGTGCTCTTCGTGCCGCAGCAGGAGGCTTGGGTGGTGGAGAGGATGGGCAAGTTCCACCGGATCCTCGAGCCC GGTTTGAATTTCCTCATCCCTTTGCTGGATCGGATTCGTTACGTGCAGAGTCTCAAAGAAATTGTCATTAATGTCCCAGAGCAGTCAGCTGTCACCCTAG ATAACGTCACGCTGCAGATTGATGGAGTGCTCTATCTGCGGGTCATGGACCCCTACAAG GCCAGTTACGGGGTGGAGGATCCTGAATACGCAGTGACCCAGCTGGCCCAGACCACCATGAGATCTGAACTTGGCAAACTCTCCCTCGACAGAGTATTCCGG GAGCGTGAGTCCCTCAATGCCAACATAGTGGATGCAATCAACCAAGCCTCAGACTGCTGGGGCATCCGGTGTCTGCGCTACGAGATTAAGGACATCCATGTGCCCCCCCGGGTGAAGGAATCCATGCAGATGCAG GTGGAGGCAGAGCGACGGAAGCGTGCGACAGTGCTGGAGTCAGAGGGGACGCGAGAATCTGCTATCAATGTGGCTGAGGGGCAGAAGCAGGCCCAGATCCTGGCGTCGGAAGCCGAGAAGGCTGAGCAAATCAACAAAGCTGCTG GAGAAGCCAATGCCATGCTGGTCAGGGCCAAGGCCAAGGCCGAGGCCATTCAGCTCCTGGCGGCTGCCTTGGCCCAGCAG CATGGCAGCGCGGCTGCCTCCCTCTCTGTGGCCGAGCAGTACGTGAGCGCCTTCTCCAAGCTTGCCAAAGACTCCAACACggtcctgctgccagccaaCACCGGCGACATCACCCACATGGTCGCACAG GCCCTGGGCATCTACACCACGCTGACCAAGACGCAAGCTGTGAAGACTCAGGATGAAATACCTCCAGCCCacggggacccccagccccccagcacgGAGGTGCTGAAGGCAGAGCAGGCGACCTCCAGCTAG